GAAAAAAAAGACCCGCATTTCGCTTGCGGGTCTTTGTCTTATCTTTGCGGGACACTTCTACAAAATTGTAACCCAACCATGAATATCCGGCTCATCACCATACTGGATGCCGCGCAACTTATTATAAAGTTCAGTGCATACAGGTCCCGGTTTGCCATCCTTGGCGATGACGTAAGACTTACCGTTTTCCACATCATCGATGCGTTCGATAGGACTGATGACAGCCGCCGTGCCGCAAGCACCGGCTTCTTCAAAAGTAGAAAGTTCTTCTTCAGGAACCGGACGGCGTTCTACCTTCATCCCCATATCTTCGGCCAACTGCATCAGGCTCTTGTTGGTAATAGACGGGAGAATGGAAGTAGATTTCGGAGTGATATAAGTATTGTCTTTGATCCCAAAGAAGTTGGCAGCACCACATTCATCAATATATTTCTTTTCTTTGGCATCCAAATAGAATTCACAGGCATAGCCCAAATCATGCGCTTTCTTGTTGGCGCGCAAGCTGGCGGCATAATTGCCACCTACCTTATATATTCCCGTACCAAGCGGAGCAGAGCGATCAAACTCACGGATGATAACATACGGATTGGTAGAAAAGCCACCTTTGAAGTACGGGCCTACCGGCGTGACAAATACTACAAACAGATATTCATTGGCAGGATGCACCCCCACTTGCGCACCGGTTCCCACCAACAACGGACGAATGTACAGGGAAGCACCCGACTCATAGGGCGGAATGAAACGCTCATTCAGCTTCACCACTTTCAGAATCGCTTCTTTGAAGCGTTCAGTAGGGAGTTCGGGCATCAAAATGCCACGGCAGGTGGACTGCAAACGGGCTGCATTCTCTTCCAGACGGAAAATGCGGACCTTGCCATCTTTGCCACGGAAAGCTTTCAAACCTTCAAATGCTTCCTGCCCATAATGCAAACAAGTAGCGGCCATGTGCATGGGGATAGTCTCCTCACTGCAAACTTCCAACTCGCCCCACTGCTCGTTACGATAGTAAACTCTCACATTGTAATCTGTCTTCATATATCCGAATGGCAGATTAGCCCAATCCAATTCTTTCATATCTCAAAGTATTTAGTTACCTTATTAATACATTTTGCAACAAAAATAGCTTTTATTCTTCACATTCCTTCCTCTCCGACAGTAATTTTTCTATTTCCCGATCGGCACTGATCAATTTATCACTGCAAAACGCTATAATCTCGTTTGCTTCCTTAATTTTTTCAGCAAGCACATCTATCTCCAATTCATTATTGTCTATCTGGCTGACGATTTTTTCCAGTCGAGCCATGGCTTGGGAGTATGTTTCTTTTTTCTTTGTTACCATATTTCATCTATGATTTACAATTGAGGTTAATTCTCCTTCATAAAGACGGGTCACAATCTCATCATCTGTCCGCAGCAGTTTCGCATTTTTCACAACCTTGCCATCCTTCAAAGTAATGCTG
Above is a window of Bacteroides helcogenes P 36-108 DNA encoding:
- a CDS encoding branched-chain amino acid aminotransferase; this encodes MKELDWANLPFGYMKTDYNVRVYYRNEQWGELEVCSEETIPMHMAATCLHYGQEAFEGLKAFRGKDGKVRIFRLEENAARLQSTCRGILMPELPTERFKEAILKVVKLNERFIPPYESGASLYIRPLLVGTGAQVGVHPANEYLFVVFVTPVGPYFKGGFSTNPYVIIREFDRSAPLGTGIYKVGGNYAASLRANKKAHDLGYACEFYLDAKEKKYIDECGAANFFGIKDNTYITPKSTSILPSITNKSLMQLAEDMGMKVERRPVPEEELSTFEEAGACGTAAVISPIERIDDVENGKSYVIAKDGKPGPVCTELYNKLRGIQYGDEPDIHGWVTIL
- the xseB gene encoding exodeoxyribonuclease VII small subunit encodes the protein MVTKKKETYSQAMARLEKIVSQIDNNELEIDVLAEKIKEANEIIAFCSDKLISADREIEKLLSERKECEE